In Erigeron canadensis isolate Cc75 chromosome 6, C_canadensis_v1, whole genome shotgun sequence, the following are encoded in one genomic region:
- the LOC122605513 gene encoding glu S.griseus protease inhibitor-like, producing the protein MLISTHTRMSDCKGKSSWPELVGESGEAAAAKIEKQNPRVDAIVLRDGTPTTTDFRCDRVWVWVDSYGVVIRTPNIG; encoded by the exons ATGTTAATCAGTACTCATACAAGAATGTCAGACTGCAAAG GAAAGAGTTCATGGCCAGAGCTGGTAGGGGAGAGTGGAGAAGCTGCAGCCGCTAAGATCGAGAAACAGAATCCACGGGTTGATGCTATCGTGTTACGCGATGGAACTCCAACGACTACGGATTTTAGGTGTGACCGTGTTTGGGTGTGGGTGGACTCTTATGGGGTTGTCATTCGAACTCCTAACATTGGTTAA